From the genome of Ziziphus jujuba cultivar Dongzao chromosome 6, ASM3175591v1, one region includes:
- the LOC107430374 gene encoding expansin-like B1, giving the protein MRFTIEKHIVFLGLVVLFPLICTSQSTFKSSRATYYDSPDDYGNPRGACGFGEYGRTVNYGNVAGVSRLYRNGTGCGACYQVTCTNPRYCSYDGVNIVVTDYGQGDRTDFILSSRAYTKLAKPNMALELFALGVVDVEYRRISCKFSGYNLMFKVNENSRYPQYLAIIILYAEGQNDITAVELSQENDDEWKPMRKAFGAVFDFSNPPEGSISLRFQVKGSAGNTWVQSNNAIPSYWKPGAAYDSNIQLT; this is encoded by the exons ATGAGATTTACAATAGAAAAAcatattgtttttcttggtcttgTCGTTCTCTTTCCATTAATTTGTACCTCTCAGAGCACCTTTAAAAGCTCCAGAGCAACCTATTATGATAGCCCTGATGACTATGGAAATCCAC gTGGTGCCTGTGGGTTTGGAGAATATGGAAGGACTGTCAATTATGGCAATGTTGCAGGAGTTTCTAGGCTCTACAGGAATGGAACTGGCTGTGGTGCATGTTATCAG GTTACGTGCACAAATCCTCGATATTGCAGTTATGATGGGGTGAACATTGTGGTGACTGACTATGGTCAAGGAGACAGAACAGATTTCATTCTCAGCTCAAGAGCCTACACAAAGTTGGCAAAGCCAAACATGGCCTTGGAGTTGTTTGCTTTGGGTGTTGTTGATGTCGAATACAGAAGGATCTCTTGCAAGTTCTCTGGTTACAATCTCATGTTCAAGGTCAATGAGAATAGTAGATATCCACAATACTTGGCCATAATCATTCTATACGCAGAAGGACAAAATGACATCACAGCGGTGGAGTTGTCGCAG GAGAATGACGATGAATGGAAGCCTATGAGAAAAGCCTTTGGAGCAGTATTTGACTTCTCTAACCCACCAGAAGGTTCTATAAGCTTGAGGTTCCAAGTGAAAGGAAGTGCTGGCAATACCTGGGTCCAATCCAACAATGCCATCCCTAGTTATTGGAAACCTGGCGCTGCCTATGATTCAAACATTCAGCTTACTTAG